Part of the Lolium rigidum isolate FL_2022 chromosome 6, APGP_CSIRO_Lrig_0.1, whole genome shotgun sequence genome, AGTTCAATAACTAGATCCTGGAATCAAATCCTCAAGCACACATGAGAGCATGATGCAAGCTCAAGAAAGCAAAAGGAATATAAGTATATATGTGTGTGGACTTATGGCCcatatatgtatcatgtaaaaaaGTGTAATACTTTCTAATACACATACCTACAGAAGGTCGATTTCTTCGGAAAGTGGTGTATCCCCTGGCCTCTATATATATATTGATTGCCACACTTTTCCTGTAGAATCAAAATTACACAAATGTGAATGTGTGCATGGATGTCATGAACTTACAGTGAACAAAAGTTATTTCTTGTTTGGATTTGGAATAGGGCACACGTAGTTTATTAGTTACAGGAAGGTGTCAGCAACGTCTGTACCTGCATATCTGTATCTTTCAATGATTGGTAGCTTAGGTCCAATATATATGATCGATGCATGAAACCGGAGAAGTACAATCTATCGGATGGGACtagctgcaaaaccatgcatgGGACGGTGCATATTATGAACACATTATCCATGGATTGCGTAGAGCGATGCAATGATGCATAAACTAAAGAAGCTAAGGGGCATGATGATGGAGAATTATATTGGTGTGCCCAACTAAAAGCACAGGGGAGCAAAACTGGCACAAAAAGCGAAAGGAGGAGGAGCCTCTCTGCTTTTGCTGGCTTGCTAGGGTTTTGTTTGTTTGATCATCGTCCGTCATGGAACATGGAATGGTCCAAGATCCTCCCTGAATTTCTTGGTATGCGCATGGGCATGTTCAGGGGAATCTGATTCTCCCTTCGCCTTTAGCGGCTTTTCTTTCGACTTTGCTTTCTCCAATGCCTAGGTGGCCGGTCTCTCTTCCTGCTAATTCTTCCCCCGCTCCTCTCCCCAGATCTCTCTCTCTATTTCAGGGAGGGGAGGGGAATAAAGCTAGCCACCATGCACATGCACCGTTTTTATTTCTTCTtccatctctctctagatctctcTCTAGGCCTTTCATTGGCGGTTGGATGGGAGAGTTTTATATCCTCTGGTTCTTGTTTTCTCTGACAAAACATCATCTTTACTTTTGTTCGTGTTTTGATCTTGCCATGCATGCTTGTTTTACCCTATCGATGTAAACAAAACGTGGCTACCTGGCTTCCCATCTTTAACGAATCTCGTTGTCGAGAGATTGGTTTAGGATGTTTAGACGACCCGTCCAGTTAAGGCTACAGCATTGATAGATGTATCAATGCATGCAATCAGTCAGCTAGCTGGTACTATGTGCAAGCACTTGGAAATATTTAGACAGATTGCATTCATCCGCAACCAGCTACTGAGCTACATAGTTTTGCCATTTTCTCAAGCGACTCGAAAATAGTTTTATCTGTAAGAACCGTCCGGATAGCTTTATCAGTACTAACCACCTGTCAATACTAGTATTTGTTAGAGTTATATTATGTTTCATGTATAGTATGTATGTTTTCCTGTTGTACGAGGAGTTTCCTGCATATTTGTCACCTATACATATGTGCTCCTTAGGCCTCCAGGAAATATAAGTTCCATATTCCTTAACATGGATTAGAAACATAGTCTTCTCTTTTGCACCCACAAAGGTACAATCTTGCGTGCCACCAATGTTCTTCCAGCTGTCGCTGCTCCTTGTCCCTCCGGCTGATCCTGCGTCCATGTCAGTATGTGGGATTCCTCACTCCATTCACGGTATAGTTTGATATATTGTTCAGATAAAAATTCCATAGCATCAAATTGGGATAGATGAATAATCGACAGAGTCATGAGTAGGAAGGCCGGGgtttcccatttcgaaaaaaaaattattGAGTAGGAAGAGAAAGTCCTAATGTGATATAGATTCAGattaaattttacaaatttttccGATAATGATTGTAGAAGCAACATGAGTCTTACGTGCTCAGGTACTGATGAGTTGAGCATCGGTATGAAATATGTCTGTCACATACCACAGAGCCGGCCAAAGGGCCATTATGCATCGTCATGAAATCTTTCCATGGCACATACAATCTGCCTCCTTGTTAGGCGATGTGATGAGTTGATGCGCCGGGCAAAAGAAATTAAAGAAATTTTGGGCTGCGGCACACCCAATGTAACTTAATCTAGTCCTTGATAGATATCGAGTTGCTCAAAAGTCAAGTTTAACTAATTCACGTTCCTTCTTGGTTAAATCTATGTATATGGGCTTTGTGGACATGCATGCTAGATTACTATGAAAATATGCTAGGAAGCATATTTTATGTGGTTTTATATAAAATATGTTTTTAATAACCTTGCCAAATGAAACTAGAATGGAAATAGAAGATGTTTTCTCTGTGATGTGGATGAAACAATTCAACATATTCTCACTTCATTCCTTTATGCTCATGTTTTTTAgttaataattcacttgaattttATTTTAATCCCtccaagtagcatcatgaatatgtTAAGGAGTTGGTTAAATTTGGTAAAGAAAAAACAAAACTTAAATTTGTTTTCGAATTTGTACTTCGACTTCGGCTATATGGAACCGCGACAATTATGTTGTTTTCTTAACAGGTCTATAGTTATTCATCTCTTATATGTTATCCCCATGGCTACCCATTAGATTTGTATATGGTACTATCTTCAGTCAGTGAAAGAACAAACGACTCCATGGACTTTCGGAGCAACCACTTAAAACTGGTAGCACAAGATATATTCAACCGGTGCGGATCAGAGTCCAAAAATAAAATTATGTGACAATTCATAGGCGCTCCATGTTTATTTTATTTCACTAACATACTTTAATATTCACTCTTTATAGTTTATTATTTATAACTCTCTTTATGATATATGATTTTTAAGTGTTTGGTATGGAACACTGCAAGAAAATAGTTGTGGGAAACGATCTATCCAGAGGCGGGAGCTTATTCCTCTCTCAGGAAAAAACTCGCGTCCGATCCTTGATGCATCAATATGTGTGTTGAGGCACCACCCAGTTGCACATCCAGGATGATATGAGTATTAATCAAAGGGCCCACGAGCCGTGTATGCTCCCTGCGACAACAAGGGTGAAAAGAGCGGGAGGGCTACAAGGGTTCTCTACTACTGGGGCTTGATTGCCATTTTTTTAAGTGAACGTATATACCATGCAGTTGCGAAACTACCGGAAAGTCCggagttgggggggggggggctaaataaAATATTTAACAATTTTTTACTAAATACCCTATATTTGGCCCATTTGCCCATCGCCCCCATAGTGACCCAAAACGCCTTTgcagccacccccccccccccccccccgcgcgcaCCATTTGGCCCAAGTCCGCCGATGATTTCGATGTAACATGTACATGAATATTTTTTTTAGCTTCAGGACATAATTTTAAttttgattccatttttaggaccTGCATATAATTATAATTGCTCATCTTCAATCGGATACAATGAGCTCGTGGTTTTCTATTGCAATGAATCATGGGGAAAAAATAACCTGATGACGCCACGGCGAAGCCGATGCCGGATTCTACCCTCGATGTAGCACCGGTCCGGCAAAAACAAGCCCAGGAGGCTTTGTATATGGGGGATTTTATCAAGTATTGTTCAGCCCGTCTCACCCATTTTGGCCCATGAGAAAGACCATGCTCCCAAACGTTCCAAACGAGACTTCAAGGTCACGCCCAACCGGCCGTCCCCGACTCCAATTCTGGAAAACTAAGCTGCTCTGGCGGAGCTTCAGCGGTTTTCACGGCCGCTCAATGATCTGCTCCTTCCGGTGGTCCGGCCTCCACCAATCTTCCATCTAGTCCCTAACAGAGTACAAACTACAGTATAGATTGATCAGTTGAGCAGTTCGTCCTAGGTTGTGTTGTGAAAATTAGCACATTTCAAACATGATCTGAAAATACGCAGTGGAATAAAAAGTAAATTTCAGCACCATTCGTGTACTAACTTCACATGTGGTTGATCTATCACGAAAGGAAAACACCCCTATAATCTTTAATTGATGCGTACCAACAGAATTGGTGAATTTTCTGTTTGATATTTTGATTCTAAATTAGATTGTTCAAATAATTATGCTAATTTCTATTTGCTACAGTTAATAGATTTTATCCAAAAGTTTATATTAAGATTTTAGCAACAGAAAAAAGACTACACTTGTTGCTGATCGTGGAGTTCGAAACCCAATTTCTGAGATTGATCAGTAGGTTAGAGTTTGTCTATCTTTGCCATCTTTGTGTTACTGGGAGTATTAGTGATGACAATTACCAACACATAACATTTTTTGCAATAATTCCTTGTAAACCTCAAAACATAATGTTCAAATTCCAAAACATGTAGACATCGGGTAAATAATTCAATACATCATGTATTGTGCAAGGTCTTTAGCAACAACAAAATGAAGATACATCAGTGCATATCCTTATAATTTGGATATTGTTTCTAGTTCAGCAACATTTACATGACATAGATTGACGATCCTCTGCTGCAGCTAGTGCACACCAAGATCAGGCGGCCAATTTGCTGATGAGGCGTTGAACAGGACGATTGGTACCCACTTTTGGAAGTGACTATCAATAAGATTTACATGGTCTTCGACTTTGAGAGAGCCTTCTTGCGCTGCCCAAGCATGTAGGTGTACATATGCGGGCTCCCTGTATCCAAAGTTAAATTTATCCACTGTAAGGCACAAAAGAGGGTGCAATGAATTGAGGAGAAAGGTAATCCAAGGATAGGAAGTAACATACCTGGAACGTAAATTAGAAGCACCATGATTGATGCATAAAAATAATCAAACGAATAATTCCATGCGTTGGGCAATCTAAACGAGTACTTCTCTGACGCCTGCGGTTATCATGCACAAGCATATATTAGCATCATTAACTAAATTTATATGTTTACTGGTCAGTTGACTTGAATGGATATGTTCAGAAAATAATAATACCTTAATGTACTCCAAAGCAATGTATATCAGCCCAAGCTCGCTGCTGATGCCGGTTGGGTACATGATTAGGAAGGAGCTATACCTGCAGGCATGATGTTTTTGTTCCATGTAAATAGCCATTCTTTATACAGTTGATTCCTCGTTTACTTTAAACCCTCAAATGTTATGCAAAATTAAGCTTGGTAGCAGCGCAGCGTGGCCTTACCTAAGCCATTGAAGCCACGATGGGGCAGATCCGAGAAGTTCTTTAGTGCCGAAGAATGAATATCTAATGATCTGCATTAGAGCACAGAGAGTTGAGTAAGTATCTAGTTGTTTGTAAGTTACATAATTTGCGGTTTATTTCTATTAACCGCGTGATCAGATCATCAGGTCAGCGCCTTCTGACAAACAGACCATATGGCATTGACTTTGGCAACCTATTCGTAGTATAGCGTACTAGCCGCAATGGTTTTGTGCTAATTTTCCTGTTTACAAGAATTCTGAAATTGAACTTGGGGCAGCAACATCCTTATGCCAAACCCTATGCTTAGTTATTATTTCAGGAACATGTTTTCAGCTAGTCTAACAGCAACAGCGCCCCTCGACTTGATAATAGTTACGATTAATGTGAAGAAGTGTAATCCCCATCTTGTATAAACTACTGATGCTACCAATCTACCATTCCATATGCTACATACTAGTACATGTCAGTCAGTGCAAACACATACCTCTGTGATGGACCAGCTGATGACCAAGGAGCTCACGAGAATGTGTGTCGTGGTCTGCAATCATCCAACAGACAAAAATGCAGGAAGATAAGCATAGAGCAACATGGCAGTGCGATAACTCTGCAAGTTATGTGGCGGGCGAGGCTGGCTCACCTCCGGGAAGCTCCAGAGGATGCCCCAGGTGACAAAGAGCCGCGATCCGATCTGCGGCAGCGTGGCCGATATCGGCGACCGCACCAGGCCGACGAGCCCGTGGATGATCTGAAAGAGGACACACACACGAGGCAGAGGTCAgaacagagcagagcagagcGAGAGAGATCAAGAGAAACAGCAAGATCCGGCAGAACGGGTAGTGGTACCTCGAGGACGGCGGCGGTCTGGGCGAGCTGGAGCGGCCTCTCGACGGCGGCGTAGACGTCCTGGTGGCCCGACCGGAGCAGCGTGGTGACGGCGTAGTAGAGCACCTGAGCCCTGCAGACAAGGAGACACGGATCAGTCTGACGGTCAATCCGTGGACGAATTGGATGTGGGAAGGAGGGAAGAGAACGAACCATCCGGAGAAGACGGCCCAGTTGTAGACGGCGAGGTAGGCGCGCTTGAgtgccgccgccatggtcgtcgccggtTGCTGGACGGATCGAGATGTGGGCTCTGAGATGCGGTGCGCGAGTGGTGGCGGAGTTATAGCGGCTGCCCGTGGACTGGTCGGAGGAGGTTTAATTGGGGCGGATCCATGTCACGCCCCGGAGCTGAAACCAAAGAAGCAGCTGGCTCAGCTCGGAGTGGAGTAGATGAGCTGCCACCAGTACCAATTTAGTGGCAATCAATATGCGTACCACTGAACCACCTTACTGGAGACTGACACGCCTCTCCAATGGGGCGTAATCTTGGTTTAGGTCGTTGCAACGCTCCGTCTACGACAGGTCAGTTCTTCGTCGTCAGGGAATTCTGGTTGCTCATCGGTTCTGCGTGCACGGTTGCGGGAGTCCTCTCGGTAGAACCAAGTGTTCATCCGTGGGGAAGGAGATTGTTTCTTGGCCAAAGgtgcacttttttttttgttatctcTGCAGGCGATCAGATTCACAAGATGTAGATAGATACAGCCTCCTCGTATATATACACGGCCAGGCTAGCTACACGGGCACGGACACGGACGAGACTCCGATTTCCTGAAATACTAGGACAGACGCATACAGCTGACGGGAACCGTTCCTGCTAGCTCCAACAGGCAAGCTGAGTCCGATATGAAACAGACACTAGCGATGCTTTGCTTAATGGGACTGCTAGAACTGGAGCACCACGCGCGGCAACACTGCTAGAACTCATCTAGTAGGAGTAAGAAAACTCTGCTACAACTCAACACCTACTGATGTAAATATATAATCTAGACTACTCATATCTTATAAGTTTTAACAGGGATCACATGATACTCATATCTTCTTCTGCTGCCCTATTGCCAAATTGATGTgggttggagtttttttttttttttttttgaagagtaCGTTTCCATTTATATTAGCTGGCTTGAGTACAGGACACGTACACACACTAGAAGGGACCAGAAGACAACGTGGACCCACACAATTGCAAACAGGACCTcgaaaaaaagaaaattacattGAAAACCCCGGAGGTCCCTGCAACTGAACCGCCGACCACCGCCCAACTCCGACTGCGCCGCGGAGGCCACCAGAAGGAGGGAGGATGGAAACCAGCATCCCCGAGCTCGACGAGACTCCATCGCTGAAGAAGCTTTGTGAACCTCAAAAGTGGGTCGCCGAATACGACGCCTTTGTCGTTGGGGATCATCGGCTGGGGCCGCGCCCTGAGTCTACCGTCGAGCTCCAGACCCGGTACATCCCGTCGACGTCGTCGAGGGGTGAAGCCAGATCCGCCGGCCACGAACACCATCAACCTGAGCAGATCTCACCCTCTCCCGATccattgttggcgaagccggcctGGACCAGCTCCTGTACAAACTCCTAATCTCCACAGCAACGCTGGAGCAAGCGCTACCACGACGGCGGAGATGGAGAACAAAATCCCAACCCGAGGATGCCGCCGCCGCAGCAACGCCCTCAGCAGGAAGACCAGGCACCCAAATCTGTCGCCGGCCGCGAAGCAGAGCACCACGGCGGGGAGAAATCTGGGGCACACTTATTCACACCATCACTCTTGCCATCAGAGAAGAAGCAAGAGCCGGCCAAACCTTAGCTACGTAGACTAGCTCTAATCTACAGCTATACAGATCGAAGCGACGGATCCGGACACCCTCCTCCCACCGATGAGCCCAAGGCCCATGGGGATGGAgaggcgccggagccgccgccggaaaAGCGATCGCGTCCCGGTTCTCCCTTTTCAGAagtcgagagagagaggggagcaaACCGTTTCAGCACCACCGGTGTGCACTCCTATGTGGGTTGGAGTTAGGAAACTACTCCACTGGGACTGGAACCCTGCCGGACCGAGGGAGTTCATTGCAATCGC contains:
- the LOC124661668 gene encoding very-long-chain (3R)-3-hydroxyacyl-CoA dehydratase PASTICCINO 2A-like, with amino-acid sequence MAAALKRAYLAVYNWAVFSGWAQVLYYAVTTLLRSGHQDVYAAVERPLQLAQTAAVLEIIHGLVGLVRSPISATLPQIGSRLFVTWGILWSFPETTTHILVSSLVISWSITEIIRYSFFGTKELLGSAPSWLQWLRYSSFLIMYPTGISSELGLIYIALEYIKASEKYSFRLPNAWNYSFDYFYASIMVLLIYVPGSPHMYTYMLGQRKKALSKSKTM